In the Arachis stenosperma cultivar V10309 chromosome 8, arast.V10309.gnm1.PFL2, whole genome shotgun sequence genome, ATTTTCGAAGGTGGAACCCATGTTTTTTTTTGTCCCTCTATCCACTGTTGTATGGGGAAGAACAAGAAATTCAAGTTTGGGCAAATATATATAATGGCGTGTCCGTCTTTAATGTAATAATATAAAGTGGGTGCTGTTCATTGTTTTGTTACTTTCTCACCCTATTTCTCTTAGCTTCTTTATGTTAGGTTTGTTGAGGTGCCTAATTTATTAGCTGTGTTCCTTCAATTCCTAGCTGCATTCTCAAATCTCTATTCTCTTATTCCATGTTTTTCGGTACATCAACAAAACAGATTCCTTGACAAAGATATTATATGCTTGATATTCTCAATAATCTTTTTAGTCaaccaaaaaaaaaggaaaaagagaaagagagggaaaggatAGGAAGGGAGAGAAAAACAATATTGGCTAAACATTATTAGTTGAGAAAAAGTTAATTTCAAAACTTCTTTACATAAATAAATTGTTAacatattataataaatttgcTATAGTATATTAACAGTGATTCCATgagaagaaatgaaaaaaaaatatttaatattatttaaatattttttttacttttatacttttattatctctaagattatttttataaaataataatcatgttatatatataaaaaaatcagttactaaattagttatttatataaaatatatattaaaatataaaatatattttataaataaattaaataatatatatatatatatatctataaatatataatgagtgattttttatatgtacgtaaaaaaaaaattattagaaaagtGCTAGTAAACAGTAGGGATAGAATGCTTTATATACTGGGAGAAAAGTAGGTGAAATGAATGGTATAAGATAGTTGTCAAAATTAAATGGATTGGTAGGGGAAAGGCAGGGAAAATTGAATGATAGAGCGCAACCGTTCTTGTGTCAAAATTTAaaggataaataaaaaaaaataaaataaaataaaaaagaaagtatAGATAAGAGAAAGCAAAGCATGCATGATAATGACGAAGATGGTGTGTGACCTAAATAGAGAATAAAAAAGTCAATTCAAACGGCAGTTATGTGGTGACGAGATGGATTATATTGTTGGCGCCTTGGCGGTGCATTATATATTTATGCACCATCCAAATTGCAATTCATCTACAGtcgactttacgtgaagttaataattgagaattattagataatttgattgagtcgactttacgtgaagttaataattgagagttattagataatttaattgatttgactaaatttttatttaacgaCTTTCAGCTATCAATTTCATGTAAAGTCGACTGTAACTAAATTTTTAccttcttatatatatatttgtaggTAATAAAGTCTTggcatgaaaaaaaaaagttgcatacattttctatttttattttttatgttctatatataaataaataattatttaagaatgCTAGGAAAATAATCGGAGAAAGTTTACTTTAATAATGTGCTAATTATTTagagtataatatttaaattttaattaagatGCGTGATTTAGAGGGGAAAAAATAATACGGAAGTTTTATGCAAAAAATTATCTCCATATAGATATTTCGTATATGGATCTATCTTGATTCGGGAATAATAATAGGTAAATATGACAAATGAATAAGaatgacatatatatatatatatatatatctgtgTGTATAAGaatgacatatatatatatatatctgtgtgtgtgtgtgagagtGAGACTTCAATAAAATGAATGCATCTTGCACTAAAGTTAATTTTATCGTGGCTAACTCAAATTTTATGAATCATAAATGATTTGAAAATGCTATCTCAACCAACCAATTAAGAGTACCAACCCTTACAAAAAATTGTTATGGCTGTATTCGAAGTATTGGAACCATAATTATAGAGGTGTATGTTAACATGCACTCTATTTGTAGATATTTAATCCGATTTATTCTGATTGAATAGAATTTTTAACTCGATCTGCAGTGAATAAGATAGAGTGTCGGTATAGAAGATTGAACTTCAATCCTATTTAATCAATTcacatttatatatatatatatatatatatatatatatttatataaaaatattttgtatctCACAAATAGAGTCGAGTATTTACAAATTAACAAatagatagaattaaaattaaaatatttttaatctgtAAATAAGATAAagttaaatttatataaaaatatcaaaccatatataaaattaaagttaaattcAAATCCTACTCTACTCATTATCACCCTTACAAAACTATTTGATTTTTCTCCAATCCTAGTGCTATATAGCATATGAGTTATTGTTAGTTGAATTGCAATACAGCTATACAATATTACTATATATACACAGTACTCTAAATCTAAAAATGCAACTTGCATTGTTACCTATGGTTTGAAAAGgcacgaaaaaaaaaaaaacaaaaaatatgagCTAGTACATGTAGGGGAAAACGACCAAATTAATTTCAAATCACCacttttaatttcaaataatgATCTATTTTAATCATAAACATGGCGCATGCATAGCTTTTGAAAGTGTAAAAATGAAACACGTATACAATACAATGTGCCAAAACTTGTTATGATGTATGGATACTAACACGAATATGGGATATAACACAACACAAAATACGCAGATacgtaaatttaaaattcttataaGATATGAAAAGACggcatatatataaaatataaaatattttttaaataaattataatgatattttaatattttattgatattaaaatataaattaattttttaatttttttaattatataaaatatttaaaattttattttaacaattaataatatatattatttctaaactcgttttaagaatatatgttaACAATAAGGTTTAATATATTGTGTctggaaatttttttttttttatcaaaacaCAGTTTGAACATAGAAACACACGTGTCAAATAAGTGTCGATAATTGTCGTGTTTAAACAAAAACGGAActagataaaatattaaaaaaaataaaaaatatttacacaataaaataaaactaaaataaaattttaaaaaatctaaactaaaatttacatataatttacatataacaaattaaaatgaGAGAAAACCATTGCCCTCCTTTAATTTCCTAATTCCTACTACATAGCTCTGCCCTGTGTTTAAAATATATCAGACACATCAATTCAATAAATCAGAAAAATGTCCGTAAGAGTAATTGACAAATTCAATGACCATTTAATGAAGgactaaaaaaaatacaacatgAACATTTCGaaacaaaaatttgatttgGCAATTGGGTTGCTTCTTCAACCATATAAAAATCAGTTATAAAAAAGGGTAATGTTTACGACTAATATCAATCACGCATTTAGACAGTTCAACTCAAGTTAACTTCTAGATTCACGCTACATGTTACAAATTGTCTAATTATATACTATCAGCTTGGtcaaatcatatttaaatttagaCTTTCTGAGTGCGTGAAAATTTATTAGAAGTTTTTTTCACTTCCTTTTTCATAGTAGTTACTAGTATAATGCTTTGTAAAAATATAATGTAAAATATCTGAGCACTGCTACAGATGTATTgataaatatttcaaattttgataatctataccaaggaaaaaaaaataacatctaGGTTAATATAATGGCGATATGAtgtactataaaaaaaatattaatagtagaatgttttgaatttttcaaaaaactaTCAATTAATGAAAAGCCACCTAGCCATTGTCTTTAATCAGATAATTTTGGCAAATAATTATTGTTCTTTTACCCATTTCGATCACTGTCCTATTGACTATTGCATCGTTCTTTTACCCATTCCGATCCCTGTCCTACTGACTATTGCATCTTCAGCAAGGACTTTGGCTTTGCCAGTTTGTCCCATTTCTCTGCATTATTTTAGCTTAGTACACCATTGAGTTTTCCATCAATGAAATTCAGCTAGGATCCTTAGGGTGAAAGAAAAAGCTTTTTTTAACAAATGTTgttattccttttttttttttttgtgggggggggggggggtttgGGGGATGTTCAAGAACTAGGTTTTTATTAAtcgttctctttttttttttttcctctttgttAGACCATAAATCGGGTCGGATGTCTTTTTTACCGAATTCAAAAAGAGACTTTGTGTGGAACTGGATGTGGGCATGTGGCGGTGTAGGAAAtgttgaaattttgaatttgggCCTATGCtatttgattaaaaaatgaTAATGGACCGAGGCCCATTTGGCCCAAATACtacaaaaattttcaatatAACCAACTTAGAGAAAGTATAGGGAAGGGAGCCAATGGCCGTACAATGTGCACAATAGAGGTTTAGGAAGTATTAAAGATATGACCATTACTGTTACATTGTCTGTTAGGTtacgcttttgggatgagtgggtTCATAATatggtattagagttctagATTCGAAAGGTCAAGGGTTTGGTGAACTCCAAAATCAACTTaggccattggctccctagcacTACCCACCAACTTAAGTTCTTTTAGTGATATCcgtcgaaaaaaaataatttaaaaaaaattgatgtaaTAGTTAATTCACTAATtcgtttaaataaatattaaaaattgaaatattgTTTTGTGCAAATGAAGTTTGGCACAAATGATAGATTTATTAGCTTCCATGCAGTTACATCAAGGTTCAAAACATGGATTTAACCCATCTAGTGAAATATAGGAACTCATATAGATGTAAGTGTGTGGATGAATGTGTGTGTTTGTAATATAATACTTAAGATTAGAGTTGCTCAATCTatgtaaaacaaaaaaaatctttaatttatcctattaaaaaatattataaaaaattttttgtttatgtgAAATGATCTATGAAATATATAGTACAGTTGTAATTAAGAATCATTATATGCTTAATAAAAACATGCTAACTGGCCTTTTCATGGATGAACCAAATTTATCGATGATTGCAATCTGATAACTTTTTTTCCTTAATgaaattacaattttttttatctagtAAATTGGACAACTTCCAATCTTAAGTATCACAATATATCTACACTACATACTCATCTACATAATATTTGAGTTTATATTCAACACTTGCTGCACTCACTAAAATTTAAACTAGGATGTAGCATATTAAGAAGCATAAGTTGAACTAAACCTCAGCTGCAATAAAATTACAAATCTGGTTACTGGGTTATTATGGTGAATAGTATTTTACTTTTTGGGCTTCTCAGCAGGCCCACATTGGCAAGACCCTTTTCTGCGAGTGTATGAATGGCAAACATGTTTGTCTCATAATAACCACACCCAAGGTTCGAATCTTAACTTATATTTTGTTAGTGAATAACAAATGTGAAATGATCAGTAAATTCACGTTTCCCTGGATTCAAGGGGCCGGGGCATATATGAATGAATGTTCCCCTTTCCCATTGCTTTTGTTGCTCCCAATTCAACATCAAACTCCTCCTTCACTTCTCATGCATCCCTCGTTCTCCCTTCTCTCCGTACCcaactctctttctctctctctctctctctctctctctcactcttaCATTATATATACAACACATGCACAATGTTTCTAATACTACATTCactattttcttgatcttttctATTTACGTTGTTGTTGTTGATAACGATGGGGAATCATGGAGAGAACGGTAGTAACGGGGAGGTGGCCAGGAAGGAGAAGGAGGCGGACGCTTTGAAGTGGAAGGAGGCGGCGGAGGGATTGCAGGGGAGCCATTTTGAGGATGTGAGGAGGATGGTGGAGGACTACAGGAAGAGGGTGGTGAGGGTGGGAGGGGAGAGGCTGAGGATTGGTGAGGTGGCGGGGGTGGCGGTGGCGGTGGGGAGGGGGAGAGGGGTGGTGGAGGTGGAGGAGGGGGCGAGGGAGGGAGTGGAAGCAAGCAGTGAGTGGGTGATGGAGAGCATGCGGAGAGGGATAGACTGTTACGGCGTCACAACTGGCTTTGGTGCAACCTCACACCGGAGAACTACCCAAGCTGTTGCCCTTCAAACTGAGCTCATTAGGTATATGAATATCTACTATTTTTGTTATataactttttcttttcttcgtaaatattttttctttttttttcacaaatttaaaataaagttTATACCTCATGTAAAGATTTTCCCTAAATTAAGGAGGAAAAATTCTTGTATAAATACAACTTCAACGCTTAATATTTGCACATAAATAACACACAACATTTCTATTAATATGAGTGTATTCCAATTACAATTAATGAATTCTAATGTTTTTtaagaagaataataataacGTTACTTCCATTTTTTATAACGTCACTCTATAcattaattttctttctttttttcattatatgtttatatgaatttataaaaaaataactattaaaATCAGAGTGATAATATCTATTCGACTATTTCTGTTTcttaatatatcaaaatatagTGTGTCTAGAATTatactaatataaaaatatattttttgaggATTTATCATTACGGTAAAGCTTATGTCATTGTCAAGAACTTAAGTTCTCTTATCTTACTTACAAGCTAATTATAAAAACATTGAAGTCacattaaaattttgtttataaTAATGTTGTATAGTCaacaaatattataattttgaaCTAGTATTTAGTTAACAATAATTCATCCATATTTACAGTGATTtacatttaaatatataatttatatctatatttattagaatttatatccacaaaatcaatataatttacaattatatttatcaaaatttgcatacataaattaataaaatttatttattaaaaataatttagtctTTGTCCTAGCCAAATACCAcctaaaattactaaaaactTTTGGTCCTAAGAATTACTACTTTGTTTAACGTTTGATTCACAAATAAAGTGTCGTGTATTTCATTTTAGTATATGATGGGATTTGAAGAATATGTGCATGATGCATGAAAGTCTTCCTAGCCATGCCGTGAGGGTATTATGATGGTAATTGAAGTGGTTATGTCTACTTATGTGAATGGCTTTTGTTGAGAAAAATGTGATTGATTTTTGTGACACAGGTTTCTGAATGCTGGAATATTTGGGAATGGCAAAGAATCATGTCATACTCTGCCACAAAGTGCAACAAGGGCTGCAATGCTGGTTCGAATCAACACACTCCTTCAAGGCTACTCTGGCATTAGATATGAGATTCTAGAAGCCATTGCAAAGCTCCTCAACAATAACATCACACCAGTAGTGCCATTGCGTGGCTCAATTTCCGCCTCCGGAGACTTGGTTCCATTTTCATACATAGCAGGACTACTCACAGGGAGGCCTAATTCGAAGGCCTTCGGTCCAAATGGAGATGCACTCACGGCCGAACAAGCCTTCAATCTAGCCGGCATTGGTAGCAAATTCTTCGAGTTGCAGCCTAAGGAGGGTCTTGCACTTGTCAATGGAACTGGTGTTGGtgctggtttggcttcaatagTCTTATTTGAGGCCAACATCTTAACCATCTTATCCGAAATCATGTCTGCGATTTTCGCAGAAGTGATGCAGGGTAGGCCAGAGTTTACAGATCATTTGACTCACAAATTAAAGCATCACCCTGGTCAGATTGAAGCAGCAGCACTCATGGAACATATCTTGAATGGAAGTGCTTATGTTAAATCAGCGCAGAAATTGCATGACATTGAGCCTTTTCAAAAGCCAAAGCAAGATAGATATGCTCTTAGGACTTCGCCGCAGTGGTTAGGACCACAAATTGAAGTGATTCGTTTGTCAACCAAGTCCATTGAAAGAGAGATCAACTCTGTGAATGACAATCCCTTGATCGATGTTTCAAGGAACAAGGCTTTGCATGGTGGCAATTTTCAAGGTACACCGGTTGGTGTTTCAATGGACAATACAAGGTTAGCACTGGCTGCAATTGGAAAACTCATCTTTGCACAAATGTCTGAGTTGGTCAATGAGTTCTATAACAATGGTTTACCTTCAAATCTCTCTGGGGGACAATGTCCTAGCTTGGATTATGGATTCAAGGGTGCTGAGATAGCCATGGCTGCATATTGTTCTGAGCTTCAGTATCTGGCAAACCCAGTGACAAATCATGTGCAAAGTGCGGAACAACACAACCAGGATGTGAATTCATTGGGGCTGATCTCAGCTAGGAAAACAGCTGAAGCTGTTGAGATATTAAAGCTCATGTTTTCAACCTACTTGGTTGCTCTATGTCAGGCTATAGATTTGAGGCATTTGGAGGATAATATGAAGATCACAGTTAAGAACACAGTGAGCAGAGTAGCTAAGAAAGTCCTCAATCTAAGTGTCAATGGGGAgcttcatcctcatccttcaaAATCTTGTGAGAAAGATTTGCTCAAAGTGGTTGATTGCGAGCATGTCTTCACCTATATTGATGACCCCAGCAATCCTGCATACCCTTTGATGCAGAAACTGAGGCTAGTGCTTGTGGAACATGCATTGATGAGGAGTAGCAATGGCTTGAAAAGCACGAGCGCGACCATCTTTGCAAGGATTGGCGCTTTTGAGGAGGAACTCAAGAAGGTGCTGCCCAAAGAAGTTGAGGCTACAAGGGATGCTTTTGAGGAAGGGAATGCAGCAACTCCTAACAAAATTAAGCAGTGCAGATCCTATCCAATCTACAAGTTTGTGAGGGAGGAACTGGGAACAGAGTTTCTAACTGGAGAGAAGATTAAATCCCCTGGTGAAGATTTTGATAAAGTTTTCAATGCAATTAACCAGGGTAAGATAATAGACCCAATCTTTGAATGTCTCAAGGACTGGGATTGCACTCCTCTTCCCATATGTTGGAGCTCCTGATAGGCCTTACAAGAAGTAGCTCAATGTTTATTAGTTTGATGATTACCATGATTTTCCTTGGAGATTAGTATGGTATGCATAATTGTTTCCTTTAGTAGTTATACCGATAATTTTATTGTAATGTATTTTAATATAGAATTTTAAGGTGGAAATGATTGTCCACAATAAATGATTGTCACAATGTActgtatttaaatataaaatcttAATTGTGTACATTGAAAAATGTCTCTAATACACTCAAGGCAATAATTCTCTCAGTAGTGTGGTGCACGTTGCAATCTATTCAAAACCATCCACAAGCGAACAAGACCACGCAAACCAATACTTTAAATAAACTCCGGGAAATTATTGGTTCGATCTTAGATGTAAGATTTTGGTCGTTTCTAGTTGCATTAGTTTACTATTAGATTCCGATATGCTTCGTTTAACATCCATCTATTCATTGCATGTAAGATTAATTACATATATGTACATCGTAAAATCAATAATTAGCAAATGTTGGacccaaaaccccaaaaatcaAATACAGATACCACCATCGATCCAACAATACCTTCCCACCTAAATTGATTTAAAAAGCTTTCACCTATAAAAAAATAGGGCtttagaaaatctatttcgtgGCCTATTGTTAGGACAAGTATGCAAAATTTCATCTAGAGTTAGTCATCACTCATCGTCTGATAAACAGACTAATTCAAGAGATGCAGCTTGACTGGATGAGTTAGGAGTCACACTAACACTGGTGCCAATTCTGGGTGGGTTCAAAGAAACCACTTCTGACATACTTGGCTGAACTCTTGGAAGACAAACAGTAGATTGAGTGTTGGCATTCGCATGTAAGCTGATGGTTCGTAAGTTAAGGGTGGAAAACCCACCAGTTCCAACAGAGCTATTCGGCTGGTGGGCCATCTGAGGATCAGACTGATATGTCAGTGGAGTTGGTTGGGCTGGAACACAAGACAATGTGGGAGCAATCGCAGGTATGTTAATAGGTGCAGCCTGATTTGGAATCCCATGAAGGAGAGCAGGGTGATTAGGAGCCGGCATAGGTGTCGAGGGTCTAAAAGGCTGGAGATGTGGTGCCGGGGCTCGCATCTCACTGGCAATCGGAAAATTCCCTGAGGGTGAAGAATTGCAGTTAAGAGGAAGTCTTGCAGGAGGACTTGGTGTCTTGTAAGTAACATTTGAAGGTGGGAGCGAATTCTGAGAGCTAACCAAAGCAGATGGACTATGAAGATTGGCAGAAAGTGGTCCCCGGGAAGATGAACCAGCAACAACCTGGGAAGGAAAAGTAGCACTTTGTTGTCTTGCAAGCTGAATCGACTGCTGGGCAACACCTGCATCTGAAATAAAATGCTGGTTAGTGGTTAGGAAGGTATGAAACCAGTAAACCAAAAACCTAGCCCTGCAAGCGAACCCTATTTAGTGACCTTCTATGATAAGAGGATTTTCAAACCCAGGCTTAATACTTGGGTGAAACGATCAAATAAATGGCAAGGAAGACAAGTACTATCACAGGCACAGCTGCTAGAAACGAAATTGGGAAGGAACTGAAGTTGGTTTAAGTTTTTCTCAAAGATATCCGGTCAGGGAGTATAAGTAATCTGTCTTGAGAGCTGACATACCTTGCTGCACTCCATATGCATCAGATGTTTTACGATACATGCATTTGGACCGAAAAAAATCTGCCAACATCTTATTTACCAAAACTGTGTGGTAACTTGAATCCAACTTGTTCTTCGTTTGTTGAAATTCATTCTCAACCAATTGAAATTTAATATCATACTTCCTACGAAGTGCCTCCAATTCCTTTTCGAAATCAGACTTCAGTTTAGATCTCTGTCCAGCAAGAATAAAATTACAATAATCaataaggaaagaaaaaaacaagaatAACTAAACCAAATTAAATAAGTAAACCAGAAACTAACCATTTCTTCATGGTTTTTGGTCAGTtgttcaataattttttttattctttccaATTCATTTTTAAGTGGATCGGCGCTCAACGGCAGAGGCATTCTAGAAGCTGAATGAGTTGCAGTATGTATAGGATGATTGTTGATTTCTGAAGGAGTTGACAAATTTCTCAAGCTTGAACTTGAAGCCTCTCTTCTGACTCCAACAGGCCCAAGTGAATCATGGCCTGAATTTAGGACAGAGTGCACAACTGCTTGCGAGTGTGAACCAAGCTCTAAATTTGAGTCAGCCTGCACAACATCCTGATTAGGAACCACAGCTGAAACCTCTGTTTCGTGGTGGGGGAGATTATTTCTGTTCGGCTGATGTTCAACTTCATTCTCGGAAGGCTCCAGGATGCATGAATTTGATTGATTAGCTGGAACAACACCAACTAGATTAGGTACTAGTTCAGCTCTTTCAGAAGAATTCTGCACTTCTCCAGCAGTATCCTGAGCAGGAGGGGCCTCCAGAGATGGTGATTGGTGCACTCCTTCCAGCTGGGCTGGTATCATACTACTTTTATCCACTGAAGAAGTGTCTGTGGAAGGCCTTGTATCATTATGACAATCAGCCGCTTCATGAGTATCTCCATCAGGTTCATTCAAAGAGACTACATCAGTAACTTCTTGTACCAAAGGTGGATTTGAAAGGGAACTTTTATCAGGACCATCAGCTTGACAACACCTGAATGATGAGACAGTACTATCTGGGTCATTTATAGGTCCTTTGTCAGATGTTTGATCCACAGATGAGAAATGATTGACAGCAGCAGCATTTACGGGACATTCACTAAAATTGACCATCCTATGTGTTTCCACTTCCACAGGTACCTCTCGTCCCAATATGCTTACTCTGCCCTGATCGTGGCTAGTTTCTGGGGTAGCACATCTATCTAAAATTTCATTTAAAGCAACTCCATCAGTTACTTGCTCCACAGATGGAGGAGGACTATCAGCTGAAACATTTTCCAGACAATCAGTAGCAGTGACGGTGGTAGGCTTTCTGGGTGCATCTCTATTCACTATGCCTGCCATGGCCCCATCAGCAATCCCTTCATTAGGTAAATGTGAAGTTTCAGTGGTAGCATTATCCAAACCATTATAAGCTCCATGGGTTTGCACGGCATTCTCACAAGACAGGCTTGAAACAGTCCCATCTAGTTTATTGTGTGTAGAAGAATGAACTTCATCCTGAACATCATTAGGCATGGCCTCATTTGTGTTATTATCATGACCCTTCTCGTCAGTCAAATGATCAGACACAAGGGGCATACTCTCTGAACCCTTGTGAGCATTTTCCTGATCAGACAGCTGCGTGTATTCAACTGCCGTCCCAAGTTCCTTTGAAGCATCTATGTTTGACAATTCACTTTTTGCCCAATCCTCTACATCTTGTGCCCATGCGTCTTCTCTATGTTTGAAGTTCTTCCTAGCAGCCATATGTGTGTCCTCAAGAGCCTTTAGACGTGTTTCATGCTCACATTTTAGTTCTTCAATTTTTGAACCAAATTCAGTGTTCAAGACTTTGAGCTTCTCTGTCTTCATCACATCATTTGGAGAGCAGGTCCGAATAACCAATGACTCTATTTTGTACTTTTTCTCAAATTCAGCCTTTTCATCCTCAAAAGCTGTTTCTAATCTttccttctcttcttgttgCAGCCGTTTAAGTTTCTTCAACTGCTCTTGGCACTTCTTCCGTATTTCCCTAATACTTCTGAACACATCATTTTTAAACAAGTCAACCTCTTGCGCTACTTCTTTATTTAAATAAACCTTCCTTGATGACTCAGGAGATTTTGGAGAACCAGCATCCTTTGAATTTCCCATCCGATGTAAAAAAAGTCCCTTCAGACAGCGTAAAACTGAGTAGATATAATCCACCTCTTCTTTCCTACAGACAACATCCAAATGCTGTTTTGCAAGTAAAAGAGAATCCCTGTGGTC is a window encoding:
- the LOC130944773 gene encoding helicase protein MOM1-like isoform X1; the encoded protein is MLYRQQCAAKQMANSTCSSSGSMNSKQKPIKEKSVKQLTFEAKEVNDNEEHDLGTSRLETKRMDARWYRSLFRKPKNGKVDVPQRVQPDIFRNETAQMPESRNPLLDEDLVRKDVGHDGEKSTHSKRNGIMLDTGSDLSTTLADDDDCNLTPSRLRDNIVGTGGSCSKRRRLDCDPVVSSNPSTTELQDGVDTDASVLQKEYPVNSPKEVTKHTCLICKSGGQLMFCGGKGCSGCYHSSCLEPPLVDASIGVWYCHFCVRKKIELGVYSVSEGVESIWDVKEVLTSNSDGSTIARKEYLVKYKGVAHVHNRWIPENQLLREAPSLLKNFNMKNQDRRLKLEWSLPHRLLQKRAIIHSTQQDDHNINDGVQNLNCSYEWLVKWRGLGYEHATWELDNELFLRSPEGQRLIRGYEECFQRAKRAASCSRVDNVPQIDQLKEQPSSHIAYKCKSDSFKFIEYWVPVQISHVQLEQYCATLHSNASILRSSAKTDIDALRDIIITARKCCIHPSIVDQTLKSRLTVGLDEAEFIDVDIKASGKLQLLDSMLMELKAKSLRGLILFKSIGGSGRVSAGDFLDDLLRIRFGPNSYERVDKGLLVSKQKDAMRKFNNKDDGRFVFLLDACACRPGIRLSSLDTIIIFDSDWNPTNDIRSLQKITIDSQPQVIKIFRLYSAFTVEENALILSKQDRILDSNLLNISRTTCQMLLMWGAASLFDDLKIFHHSETSVLGQKSSSGQQHLTETVRELSSVLSQDVETRNCSVLLKVRQNGSTYRADFPLPGEMKNKIQEEELPHIFWTKLFEGKQFKWKYSCSSSQRSRKRVDLFDGSGGIAKKRRKVKNNLMDQPSSKSEGFKLSTGIKTDRLGFDDVEYEETTRLRDEQRSLYLSLKPEIKKLCGVLLLPDNVRDMVDNFLEFVVNNHHVNREREPVSMLQAFQISLIWTVAPLLKHKVDHRDSLLLAKQHLDVVCRKEEVDYIYSVLRCLKGLFLHRMGNSKDAGSPKSPESSRKVYLNKEVAQEVDLFKNDVFRSIREIRKKCQEQLKKLKRLQQEEKERLETAFEDEKAEFEKKYKIESLVIRTCSPNDVMKTEKLKVLNTEFGSKIEELKCEHETRLKALEDTHMAARKNFKHREDAWAQDVEDWAKSELSNIDASKELGTAVEYTQLSDQENAHKGSESMPLVSDHLTDEKGHDNNTNEAMPNDVQDEVHSSTHNKLDGTVSSLSCENAVQTHGAYNGLDNATTETSHLPNEGIADGAMAGIVNRDAPRKPTTVTATDCLENVSADSPPPSVEQVTDGVALNEILDRCATPETSHDQGRVSILGREVPVEVETHRMVNFSECPVNAAAVNHFSSVDQTSDKGPINDPDSTVSSFRCCQADGPDKSSLSNPPLVQEVTDVVSLNEPDGDTHEAADCHNDTRPSTDTSSVDKSSMIPAQLEGVHQSPSLEAPPAQDTAGEVQNSSERAELVPNLVGVVPANQSNSCILEPSENEVEHQPNRNNLPHHETEVSAVVPNQDVVQADSNLELGSHSQAVVHSVLNSGHDSLGPVGVRREASSSSLRNLSTPSEINNHPIHTATHSASRMPLPLSADPLKNELERIKKIIEQLTKNHEEMRSKLKSDFEKELEALRRKYDIKFQLVENEFQQTKNKLDSSYHTVLVNKMLADFFRSKCMYRKTSDAYGVQQDAGVAQQSIQLARQQSATFPSQVVAGSSSRGPLSANLHSPSALVSSQNSLPPSNVTYKTPSPPARLPLNCNSSPSGNFPIASEMRAPAPHLQPFRPSTPMPAPNHPALLHGIPNQAAPINIPAIAPTLSCVPAQPTPLTYQSDPQMAHQPNSSVGTGGFSTLNLRTISLHANANTQSTVCLPRVQPSMSEVVSLNPPRIGTSVSVTPNSSSQAASLELVCLSDDE